In a single window of the Necator americanus strain Aroian chromosome X, whole genome shotgun sequence genome:
- a CDS encoding hypothetical protein (NECATOR_CHRX.G25712.T1): MARDISDTELQLALELSKKTFEEEERRRNEVNDLIRFESPEAPLRREQINQIKRLYSQPSFESGSSFSNAEYSHLYNPNSFTGHGSGQVHCSNTIARHQFPISSSYSIDDSSFLCTGSTASLPAAPPLPPRTYNRESFPPPPDMNLLYDIPPPLPPRLHQASSRSLSSFPSFYSTHPQTTSHLSPSDLKRTEVATIDSSEAVPYVNSVLYVPYTVCSNRLQNGDLIDLGSTEEECYLDPTLEQFLAYVYAILFWNVFAQLLVSSNATECFIRRNVKWYVRNKNDGANSLATF; encoded by the exons ATGGCACGGGATATTTCGGACACTGAGTTGCAGCTGGCTCTAGAGCTAAGCAA AAAGacatttgaagaagaagaacggcGAAGGAATGAGGTTAACGATCTGATTCGTTTCGAATCCCCTGAAGCACCTCTTCGTAGAGAGCAGATCAACCAAATCAAGCGTTTATATAGTCAACCAAGCTTTGAATCAGGAAGTTCTTT CTCTAATGCTGAATACTCACATTTGTACAATCCAAACTCCTTCACTGGACATGGTTCTGGTCAGGTGCATTGTTCGAACACTATCGCTCGACATCAGTTTCCTATTTCTTCATCATATTCTATCGATGACTCTTCGTTCTTGTGTACTGGTTCGACCGCCTCCTTGCCAGCTGCTCCTCCGTTGCCGCCGAGGACGTACAACCGTGAATCATTTCCCCCTCCTCCGGACATGAATT TGCTTTATGATATCCCTCCTCCCTTACCACCAAGATTGCATCAAGCTTCATCACGTTCGCTGAGCAGCTTTCCGTCCTTCTATTCTA ctcATCCTCAGACCACTTCTCATCTGTCGCCTAGTGATTTAAAGCGGACAGAAGTGGCAACGATTGA TAGCTCCGAAGCCGTTCCCTATGTAAATTCGGTGTTGTACGTACCTTACACGGTTTGTTCGAATCGCCTCCAGAATGGTGATTTAATAGATTTGGGTTCTACAGAAGAAGAGTGTTACCTAGATCCAACGTTAGAGCAG TTCTTAGCCTACGTTTACGCCAtacttttctggaatgtttttGCGCAACTGCTTGTCTCTTCCAATGCGACAGAATGTTTCATAAGGCGGAACGTGAAGT GGTATGTTCGAAACAAAAACGACGGAGCAAACTCTCTTGCCACATTTTAA